DNA sequence from the Saccopteryx leptura isolate mSacLep1 chromosome 4, mSacLep1_pri_phased_curated, whole genome shotgun sequence genome:
CAACAAGAGTGAACACATGGTCCCCAACTTGCAGGTTCTAGCTGCAGTTAGAAGGTTAACTTGTCAAGGGGCAGGCGAGGGACCTTCCTGATGTTGTGGGGTGGAAGTAGTGCTGGTgtgcccagccagggcacacgccTCCTCCCGCCCTCTTACAAGCAAATTTTTGGCTCTAGCCTGACATAAAAACCTGTCCAAGGGAGACCTCAAAGAAATTTATAGTTGTTTCCTGCCTCTGGTGGCTTGTCAAGCTGTGTGTCAAGCACACACAAGTCCCCATATTCATCCAGAGGTCATCTCTAGACTTGTTTCCCCAGGCACCTCACGGGGTCTGGGTCTGTCCTGCCTGGTCTTCACCAGCTCTGGCCCAGCCCAAAGGACACCAAGGGGAGGCAGGTCTGCCCTGTCTCTTCCACCTCCCACTGCTGGGGTGCCCTGCAGCCACCCAGCAAGACCCAGCACCAGGAGATGACAGTGCATTTGTGGGGACTGAGTTTCATCTCCCCATCAAgggtcattattatttttttttttttggtagttttccgaagttagaagcagggaggcagtcatactccctcatgtgcccgactgggatccacccagcatgcccattagggggcgatgctctacctatctggagTGTtgttccactgcaaccagagccattctagcgcctgaggtggaggccatgtagctgtcctcagggcccaggccaactttgtttgctccaatggagccttgactgtgggaggggaagagagagatagagaggaaggagagggagaaggttggagaagcagatgtgtgcttctcctgtgtgccctgaccgggaatcaaacctggaacttccatacgctgggctgaccaGACAGGGCCCAAGGGTCGTTCTTGTGACATATGTTTGGTAAGCCAggctctgctctgagtgtcaGTACGGTGGAGGGCCAGGCAGATGGGCATGTTGGGGTGGAGACAGCCAGTAAACAAGTGAGCAGGCATGAAAGGCCTGTCTCAGTGCAGATGAGGCTCTGGGGAAACACCCACTGGCCGGTGTGCTCaagaggctgggctgggggcaaCTTGGTGTGCAGGGGAGCCTGACTGCCACAGAATGATTTATGGGGTCCTGATGGGTTTGAAGGATGGGGTTGGAAAGCTTGACCAGTCACTAGTCAGAAATGCCCCAAGGGTGTCTGCTTCAAGGCCCTTTGTGTCCAGCTAGACATATGTGAGCAGGTAGGAGTAGACAGGAACAGGCAATGCAAGAAGGGGTAGGCAGGTCAGTGGGTGTTGTTTCTGAGCTGGTGCAGATCTGGTTATTGTCAGTGAGGGAGCTTGACCAGATGACCTCCACAGTGCCCCCCACATGAAATCTCTATCATGCACGAGTGGGTCTGTGCTTGTCAGTATGTGGGTGCCCATGAGGTAGATGTGTCACCTACACAAAGGCAAATCAGCACTCACACAGGAGGGCTGGTAGGATCCCATACACGCCTCCTCCCGCCCTCTTACAAGCAAGTTCCGCCAAAGGGTTTAGATGCTGGTAGAGTGAGCCCGGCACTAACAGTGTAGAACGCTCATCTCAGACTTTCGCTGAATCTGCGCttcccccgtctggggccatccCCTCACCTTCACACCACCCCAGGTACCAAGGTGACTACAGGGGACTGGGAGCACGAGAAAAAAGAGGATAGGGAGACGGACAGTGCAACTCAGGACAGGCCGGTAGCAGTGGCCTGAAAGAGACAGGGAGTCCACGCATCGGTGCGCTCGCGTCCTGCACAGCCTTCTTCCTCTCCCGGCCGTCGGTCCCCCGAGGTGGTGCAAGGGCAGCGGGCCGGGACCTGAGGTCGTGCGCGGACAATTGAGCAAGGGCTCAGGCCCCTGCTGCAGCGCCGGGGTCGCAGCTAGGACAGGGGGCGGAGCCTGGAATCAATGGGACGGGGGCGGGGCCCGGGCGTGCCCGGAAGTGCACGCCAGACCTGCTCCCGGACCCGCCCCGCGACCGCGTGGTTGTGCGTTCCGGCTGTTGCGCATAAAGTTGTTTGAAGGTGAGCCACCTCTGGCGGGTCACGTGAGCGGAACATGGCGGCCCCAGGAGGCGGCGGTGGCTCTGCGGTATCGGTGCTGGCCCCGAACGGGCGGCGCCACACGGTGAAGGTGACGCCGAGCACCGTGCTTCTGCAGGTGCGGCTGCGGGAGGCTGGCGGGGGCTGCGGCTGCGGGCCGGGGCGCTGCGCCGGTCGGCTCCTGCGGttggctcggggggggggggctcggggCGGGGCCTCGGCGGAGCCCGAGGCGGCCAATGAGCGGCCTTCTGGCGAGGCGGGTCTTCCCACTTCCGGGATTGTGTCTTGCCTCCGGGGTCCCTGCGTGGCGGAGGGCGGGCTGGGAGTCGGCTTGGCACTTACGCCACCCCCACCGAGTCCGTGGCCGGCTCGAACCTGCTTCCAGGGTCCCCGGCCGGAGTCCCCATCCCGGTGCGTCCTCTGGCCGATGTCCGCAGTGGTTGGGTGTGCCGGTCTTTGCGCTTGCAAATTAACTTGCTGAGTCACTCTGCACTTTCACTGGGGCAGGTGGTTGAGCCCGAATCCATTATATTAAAAAAGTTGATTGGGCTTTGCTGTTTCGGGGACAGTGCTCACAATAGAGTCTACGTGAAGGACACAGAAACGCGGCTCCCGGGACCCGCTTGAGCTCGCAGTGTGGAGTTGGCTCTCAGGGAAGAGGGTGAAACCCTGCAGGCGCGGAGCCCAAGTTTGGACTTTTCTCTGTGAATGGGAGTGGGGTCTGGAGTGTGTGTAAGAAGATGTATGTGGTGATGGTATGTTGGGGATTGGCCTGGAGGCTATCCAGCAGAACTGGGGTGACAAGTCAGGCtcagtgggggtggggacagtgaACAGGATTTGTGGATGAGGCATGTGGAGTTGTTGAGGTCCATCATGTGGCCTTACTAGCCTTTGTTCTACAGAGCCAACCAGCCCTCTGAGAGATGGACTCTTGTTAGCTGCCTCAGTGCCACTGTGCCTGGCAGCCCAGCAACCAGCCCAGCCATAGTGGCTCACACATCCTCTCATTTCATCTCTAGGTTCTGGAGGACACGTGCCAGCGGCAGGACTTCAACCCCAGCGAATATGATCTGAAGTGAGTTTGCTCTGGCCAGGCTTCTAAGTCCATCCGTGCACCTCCCCCAGGGCCCTGCCTAGGGGCTTAAACCTATAGAAGTTTGTCTTCTCACAGTTAAATGCCACAAGCCCCAGTCAAGCTGTTGAATTGCTGAATTCTCtagagcagggatagtcaacctttttatacctactgcccacttttgtatctctgttagcagtaaaattttctaaccgcccactggttccacagtaatggtgatttataaagtagggaagtaactttactttataaaatttataaagcagagttacagcaagttaaagcatataataataattacttaccaagtactttatgtcagattttcgctaagtttggcagaataaatctttttttttgaattgtttaattttatttttttacagagacagagagtaagtcagagagagggatagacagggacagacagacaggaatggagagagatgagaagcatcaatcattagtttttcattgcgcgttgcaacaccctagttgttcattgattgctttctcatatgtgccttgaccgtgggccttcagcagaccgagtaaccccttgctggagccagtgaccttgggttcaagttggtgggctttttttcctcaaaccagatgagcccatgctcaagctggcgacctcggggtctcgaacctgggtcctctgcatcccagtctgacgctctatccactgcgccatcgcctggtcaggcgacagaataaatctttataaaacaacttactatagttaaagctatctttttatttatactttggttgctccgctactgttcaccatgaaagctggaacgcccactagtgggcggtagggaccaggttgactaccactacttTAGAGGTTTAGTGGAGGACACTTCCTGCTTGTTCTAGTGTCTAGTGGGCCCAGCATCCCTTGGCTTGTAGCCACTCATCCcaaactctacctcctcctcataTAGCCTTCTCCATGTGtgttctctgttctctcctctctcttacaAGGACTGGTCTTGATTCAGGATGATGTCATCAATTAAATCTTAAAAGTCACTGTTTCTGAATAAGGTCACAGTCATGAGTTCTGGGGGTTAggatataagtatatatatatttaagggcCACCATTCAGCTCATTGCACAGGGTTTTCATACATTTGGTTGTGTAAGTTCCTGGTGGAGTTCTTAGGGCAAGAGGAAGTGGTCATGGAGAAATGGTGAGAAACCTGCACTCTGGCTGGAACCTGGCAGCCTCACAGCCCCTGGAGCTACTTGCATGGGTCTCTTCCTATAGGCATTTTCCCTATAGAGAGGGCAGACACAGATTCTCAagggtttaaaataaagaaagaattggAACTTCGCATTGGTGGGTGGGGTCTTCTGTCCCACAGGAGGAGCTTTTCACCCTAGTGGCATGTCTTCACAGTATGACTATCCTCACGTTGGGTACAGAAAAACTTGTAGTGTGGGAACCTGCTTTCTTGGGCCTTGCCTGTGCTATGTCTTGCACGGAGCTTTTTGTAGAGGCAATTTTAAGTAGAGATGCCCTTATGTCACCCCAGCTCCTtgcctcctgtctgacccctagGAATCTCAGGGCCCATGTTCCATGCTAGGTCATCCTCTGGCTTCCTGTTACAGGGTATACCTTGTCCTCCCTCCACCTATCTGAATCCTTGGCTGGTTTTTGGTTGTAGCCATCAGAATATTGGGTCTCTTGCAGCCTTATCCATCTTTCTCCCGTCTCTCTGCTGACTGTGTACAGCTAACTCTTGAAGAGCATGGGTCCACTTACACATGGATGTTTTTCAGTAAATGCCtgtgctgtttttttttcatggttgAGAGTCCGCAGATGTGGAGAGCCTGCTGCATTGATCTGTGCCACTTCATaaaagggacttgagcatctgtgggggtcctggaaccaatccctaTCAGATAAAGACAGGAAACTGTAGTGAAGTGTTTGGGGAGTCAAAATTTATATGTGAGATTTTTGACCAGGCACTTCTAGCCCCtttgttgttcaagggtcaactgtaatttGTTTAGAAAGTGCTGCCACTGCCAGGGAAGGCAGCCTCATGTGTGTTTGCATGCCTGCGccaccttcccctcttcttcaGGTGCCCAGCCCTCCTGCCATAGATCTGCCATCCTGCTTTGCACTTGGCATTGACATTGTTGTGTGAGTTCCTGGCCACATATCAAAActgcctctttctcactcttctgaCTGCCTGTGCCTTATAAACAGTTCATGTTCAGAAAACCATGTTTACAGCAGTGTGCTGGCCTGCATGACACCAGGTGACGACTCTGTATTCAAATCTCCAATGGTCTCTTGGTAGCACCATAGTTTTTCCTAAACTTCCATCAAAAATAGAGCTCAAATCTGACTTTTGAGCAGCATAATTCCCTTTTTCACTCCTCTTGTGATTCACTTTCTGTGTCCTTCATAGGCAAGGCTACACTGTGGTGGTGGTCTTACAGACACCTGCACACAGCATTTCTCAGACCTAGTTCTCTGTAAGGTAAATGGTGGTGGTTCTCTTGGGGGTTCTGGGAGAAAAGGGGTTTAGGTGGAGAGGGACCATGGTCAGGAAGACTCCAGGGTCACCTGGCCCAACCCTCCCTGCCCATAGGTGAGGCATTGTTTGGATCTCTGAGTCCTgacctctctcctatctctcttcaTCTCAGGAGCAGCAGTCTGACTCCTTTGTTGGTCCACAACCAGCATGTGATCCAAGCTGGACATCAGGTCCCAGTTTTGCCTTTGGGTGACTAGGCTACCTGTTGGTTTTTCTCACCTGAGTTTCTTGTTGTGAAGCAGGCTGAGCATGACCCTGGCCTGGCCTTCTGGGAGTGCAGGCTGCCCATAAAGACCTGTCGCCGAaagtaagtaaatttaaaaaaacaacccataggTCTCAGGAAGGCCCAGGGATTCTTGCCCTTCTTTCCTGCCCTCACATGTTACCTGTCCTGACTCATCTGACCTCATCTtcccagttttttttgttttttttttgagaaactactGGTTTGGACCCAGGATCTCTGGGCACAGGGATCAGAGGAATGCTGTAGGCCACCCTATTGTCTGAAGGCCCATGCTGGCCTTTTTCTGATTGGTTGGGAGACTCAAAGCTGCCAGATCCCTGTGAAGCGGCTAATATGTGCAGGACATGGGCAGAGAGACTGAGGGTCTGCTCTGGGTCGAGGACCTAGCTTTGTAAACTGGGTATGGCAGTTTCAGCCCACATTCCCAGATCCCAGCTGCGTGGCAGCCTGTTACACTGAGGGTTTCAGGACAGTCGTTCTATGGTTCTCTGGGACCTATGCCTCCTGTCATGGGGGTTGTGGCTGGGTTGTGTGCCTCTTGGTAGCTGGAAGCAGGAGTGATGGGAGCTCGTCCCTTTGGAAGAGTGAATGTGATGGCTAGACTGCTTCTGGGGTGCAGCTCTGGTCGGTTAGTTTTCTCTCCTCCTGTGTACAGACCTGTGTCTGCTCACTAGTTCTTTCCCTTGCAAGATCTGCTATAGTCAGGGACTCACTTCTGTCTTTAGGCCGTATCCCCATTTTTGTAGCCGGAGGGGCATTGGCCGGGGATGCTGCAGACAGCACTAGAAAGGCTGCGTTAGGACCCAAGAGGCAGCTATAGGCTGTGGTCTGTGTTGCAGGTTTCAGAGGAACGTGCTTGACCTCTCTCTGCAGTGGAGGTTCGCCAACCTGCCCAATAATGCCAAGCTGGAGATGGTGCCTGCATCCCGTAGCCGCAAGGGGACTGGGAACATGGTAGGTATCCAAGGCAAGGAGGTGGTACCGCTGCTCTTGCCCCTTTCATGTAGGCTACAGACTGTAGGGTGCTGCACCGGCTGGGCTGCTGGGGGCTGGACGGTGTATCCCACACCCTAATTGCCTTCTCTGGGTCGGGAGAGCTACTTTCTACTTTGGTGATTGGAATGAGACTTCATTCTTGAGGCTGAGGTTATTGTTGGGGGTTAATTGTGCTGCATCCATCTCAGTGTGTGAGCAGCATTTGCCCAGCCTGATGGTTCTGGCCATAAAGTTGTCACGAGTGTGGGAGCCTGCAGAGCTTGGTAAGGCCTTGAGTATAGACTCTGTTTGGGAGGAACCCCAGGCTGCTCTGACCAACCTTGCTGGGACATAGCCTGTCTtccatcctcagccccagccttccAGCAGATCACAGAACGAGGCTCCAGAGACCAAGGGAGACCAGCGCAGAGAGCCACCCTCTCTGCTCTGCCAGTCCTTACTCAAGTGATTCCTGTTGAGCCAACCGCGAGGGAGGTGATACGCGTTTAACTGAGGGACAAGGAGGCTTGGGCCCTGGGGCGCTGGTCAGCTCTCTAGAGTTGAGGGACTGACCCTAACACGCCTTTTTCCATTACAACCACGGTTCTCAAATTTTTGTGTAGAAGGAACCCTGACCTTGAGAGGAGGGTGGAATTGGGAGACATAGTTCACACAGGGCAGCTCCCCTTTGttttagggtttttgtttttttgttttttttgagaaacaaaacccaagtttatttgttcatttcttgcaTTTGAAATACTCCTCGATGACATCCTTTGCCTGAGATTCTTTGCCATAGTCCTTATCCACCACACAACTGCAACCAGCCACTTTACGGGGTTTTCCCTTTCTGTCGATTTTACAGAGGCCTACCCATTCCCCTAGTTTCTTGTTGTCAATCTTAATTAGGTTGAGCTGGTGCTCAGCACAAAGGGCCTCTACCAACTCGACATGCATAGGCTCATCACAGTTGGATGATCCCATAGGCTCATCACAAAGGTGGGCTTGGCGCTTGTCTAAGGCTTTGGCAGCTTCACGAATTCTGCGGGTTAGGCCATCGTGGATGAGGGCGGTCTTCAGCACCGCTTGTAAAGCAGTATAAACGTCCATTACACCTCCAGCAGCAATGCCTTCCTCACCATGGTGGTGGGTTATGGGTGGAGCCGAATCTTGAAAGCACCCAAGCGTCCGCCTCCGCACAGCTCCGTGGCAGCAGGGAAAGAGCTGTTTTAGGTTTTAATGTAAATGTGTACTTGTAGGAGAGGCCCTTGACCCAAGTAACAGGCCTCACCACGACTTAGTGAAAGATGGGCCGAGCCATCGCGAGTGGGCCAGCAGAGTGCTCTGGTCGGACACTTGCCTCTGGGGTCAGCATGCTAGTGTGTCGTCACTTGGCAGAGGGACCAGAAAGGAATTTTTCCCCTTTTGGGTTATAGACTTGTGTCCCAAGTCTACGTGTATAGTATTAGGGGCATAATTATTACAAATGGACTTACAGCAGCAATGGgcttattaatgaaaaaatgtttatagcctgaccaggcggtggcgcagtggatagagcgtcagactgggatgcggaggacccaggttcgagaccccgaggtcgccagcttgagcgtgggctcatctggtttgagcaaaagctcaccaacttggacccaaggttgctggcttgagcaagggttacttggtctgctgaaggaccacggtcaaggcacatatgagatagcaatcaatgaacagctaaggtgtcgcaacaaaaaactgatgattgatgcttctcatctctcttcgttcccgtctgtctgtccctatctatccctctctctataaataaaaataaacttagtatttaaaaaaaaatgtttataaaacacaACGTATTAGTTTTTTATGGCTGTATAACAAAGTGTCCCAAACCTAGCTTCTTGAAACACAACATTCAAATGTGTGCAGAAGGGACAGCCCTGTCTTGCAGCGGTCTGTCCCCCATGCACCTCCAAGACCCTGGGAGCACTCCTGCCCCTGCCAGGTCATACCTGGGCCCAGGGTGGAGCACTGCTCCCCGCACCTCAGCCTCTCTGTCTTGCTCCTCAGGTTCGCATCGCTCTGCAGCTGGATGATGGTTCCAGGTTGCAGGACATTTTCTGTTCAGGCCAGACGCTCTGGGAGCTTCTCAGCCATTTTGCACAGACAAGGTGAGTGTTGGGGAGTGGCTTCCAGCTGTGCCTGCCACTGCATGGTGACGCTGTGGTTCTGGTGCAGGATTGGTCTGAGAGTAGGGGCTGCCTGTTTGTTGTCCATGCCTGGCAGGTGCTGGTTGCCAGCAGTGCATCTTTCTGACTGGCTTTCCTGGTGTGACTGTTTGGCATTTCTCCTTGCACCTTGTGGGGGACCTGAAAGGCTCTTGAGCTGTGAGGGAAGTGGATGCTAGGCGTGACCAGTGGTGTCACAGTAAAaagagccttgacctgggatgctgaggacccagattcaataCCCTGAGGtaacaggcttgagtgcaggctcaccagcttgagtgtggtgttgCGGGCCCtgcaggatcatcgacatgatcccagaggttgctggcttgagcccaaggttgctggcttgagcccaaggttgctggcttggcttaagatccccagtcaaggcatgtatgaaaggAAAACAGTGAACAGCCAAAGtgacataactatgagttgatgcttttcatcttgctcctctccctctctatctcccttcctgtctctttttttttttaatttctgaaaaaaaagaaagaaatggcaggAGAGTGGGGATAGCTCTTGGAGGAAAGTGAGTGACTGCAAGAGGAAGTGACTAGGGAGTGTTTATAAAGTACAAGGCTCCACACCCCATAGGTTGGACAACCATGTGAATGTTTGTCATTAACACAGGAGTGTTGTGCCCAAAGTCCcctgcttcctttctttttttcttttttttttacagggacagagagtgagtcagagagagggttagacagggacagatagacaggaacagagagagatgagaagcatcaatcattagtttttcattgcgcgttgcaacaccttagttgttcattgattgctttctcatatgtgccttgaccgtgggccttcagcagaccgagtaaccccttgtcggagccagcgaccttgggttcaagctggtgggcttttgctcaaaccagatgagcccatgctcaagctggcgacctcggggtctcgaacctgggtcctctgcatcccagtccgacgctctttccactgtgccaccgcctggtcaggctctttttttcttataaataggTCATATACCTCCCTAGAAAGTCCCTCAGTATGGTTTCTGTAGCCATGCAGGCGGATTGTGTGGGGGCTGCTTAGCTGTGTACCCAGTCACCAGTTCTGTCTTTCACTCCACAGACAGGGTCTGTGTGTACCCCAGTTCCTCCCTGGGGAATAAATCCTGGAGGCAGAATTGCTGGCCCAGCAGTGAGGGGCAATCCCAAAGTTTCAGTTACAGAAATTCCAAGCCCAGCCTTTCTTTGGAATTTGCTATTTGGTAGAGTTCACTAACTGTGAGGCATGTTCCCATGAGGATGAGCAGGTGACATCAGCCCCATAGTGATGGCCAGGTGCCCGATTGGCTGGTGGTACTTTGTTGGGGCCAGGCAAGAGCTGGTCAGCTGCCTGCCGCTGCAGGGACCCCACTGGTGGGGGGGCACAGGGGGCTAGCTTTTCTTTCTTGGTATTTGGGGAAGAAGTGAGCATCCCAGAGCAAGTGGTGTGCAGATCTTGGTGTGAGTCATTGCAGGCAAGCAGGACACCCGGGTCCACTGTTGCTCAGGGTGAATCCTTTGCATAGGGCTCAGGGTGGGTGAATGGTGGTCTAGCCCTGACCCCTGCATTTGGGCAACTGATTGGCCACTTGACATACCACGTGAGCCACATGTGCAGGCTTTAGAGGTAGTTAAGAAttttctaggccctggcaggcagctcagcagtagagcgtcggcctggcgtgtggaagtcccgggttagattcctggccagggcacacaggagaagtgcccatctacttctctacctttccccctctcctttctctctctctctctctctctctctctctatctctctctttctcttcccctccctcagccaaggctccattggagcaagttggccctggccctgaggatggctccattggcctctgcctcaggggctagaatggctgcggttgcaacagagcaacaccccagatgggcagagcctcaccccctggtgggcatgccgggtggatccaggttgggggcatgcaggagtctgtctctctgcctcctcgcttctcacttaagaaaaatacaaacaaaacaaaaaaagaattttctaatAGCTACATCTAAGGAGAGTAAAAACATGGGCAATTTATTTTAGGAATTTGATCGactcaatatatccaaaatattactcTGTGAACATATACATAAACAGGAAAGATGAGATATTCTGCATTTTTTGTGGTAGTTTTTGAAATCTGCATTCATCTTATCTAGAGGAGGCCCCACCTTGTAGGTTGCCATACATGAGCTCAGTGCCCATGTAGAGCTGGCAGCCACTTCAGATGGCATTGGCCTGGACCTGGACTGGCCAGTCCTCTCCTTCTCGGGTGTTTACTGCAGGGAGGGCCACCAGGCAAGGGACTCTGGACAAGCAACCGCAGGCTGCATTGTCTCTGAAGCCCTAGGCCCCCTGCTCTCAGCCCAAATCCACAGCCAAGCCCATGCTTAATCTCACCACTATTCATCCACTGAGTAAAATCAGGGATTCGAGTGTCCCTGGGAAGGGTAGCCCATGCTCATTCTCCTCCTGGGATCACACTGAGGTGGGTTTGTGTGCCCATCTAGGGCCTTGTAAGAGGCCAGAGGTATAGGTGACAGGGTGTCCACTCAGagttcctcttctttccttgggAAGACCAGAGGCCACTTTCTGTCTGAAACTGTCCCCAATCTGTTTGCCTTGGAGGAGGAAGCTGGCTCTGCAGGCCTCGACTTCTTTGCTCCCTTAACGTTATCTCATCTTCTCTTTATGGATGGGCTGCTGTGTGGTGGTGGGTGAGTCACCTGGCCCCTTGGGATGTGGCCTCACCTGAGGTGGGCCTCTCTGTGGCAGCAGGAGTCCCTCTTGAACCTGAAGTCACAGCTTTGGGTTTGGGTTGGTTCTTGGTCAGACCCAAATAAGTGACAGGATCAGAAGGGGCTCCAGATACTGGTTTGCCCCCAGATGGCCCGAGTGAACAATGGCCCACACTCATGGGGACAA
Encoded proteins:
- the LOC136404452 gene encoding small ribosomal subunit protein eS12-like, which codes for MDVYTALQAVLKTALIHDGLTRRIREAAKALDKRQAHLCDEPMGSSNCDEPMHVELVEALCAEHQLNLIKIDNKKLGEWVGLCKIDRKGKPRKVAGCSCVVDKDYGKESQAKDVIEEYFKCKK